In Balaenoptera acutorostrata chromosome 19, mBalAcu1.1, whole genome shotgun sequence, the following proteins share a genomic window:
- the ATXN1L gene encoding ataxin-1-like has translation MKPVHERSQECLPPKKRDLPVTSEDMGRTTSCSTNHTPSSDASEWSRGVVVAGQSQAGARVSLGGDGAEAITGLTVDQYGMLYKVAVPPATFSPTGLPSVVNMSPLPPTFNVASSLIQHPGIHYPPIHYAQLPSTSLQFIGSPYSLPYAVPPNFLPSPLLSPSANLATSHLPHFVPYASLLAEGATPPHQASSPAHSFNKAPSATSPPGQLPHHSSTQPLDLAPGRMPIYYQMSRLPAGYTMHETPPAGASPGLTPQEGQSALEAAAANGQRQRERNLVRRESEALDSPNSKGEGQGLVPVVECVVDGQLFSGSQTARVEVAVPAHRGTPDTDLEVQRVVGALASQDYRVVAAQRKGEPSPLNLSHHNPDHQGEGRGSARNAAEMAEKNQARGFYPQSHQEPLKHRPLPKAMVVANGNLVPTGTDPSLLPMGSEILVASSLDMQARAAFPDKESTPPPFTSSHLPSHFMKGAIIQLATGELKRVEDLQTQDFVRSAEVSGGLKIDSSTVVDIQESQWPGFVMLHFVVGEQQSKVSIEVPPEHPFFVYGQGWSSCSPGRTAQLFSLPCHRLQVGDVCISISLQSLNSHSVSQSSCAPPGQLAPPRERPERTVLGPREQCDSDGKSQPLGEGSRMVEPLQPEPGAQACWPAPSFQRYGMQGEEARAALLRPSFIPQEVKLSIEGRSNAGK, from the coding sequence ATGAAACCTGTTCATGAGAGGAGTCAGGAATGCCTTCCACCAAAGAAACGAGACCTCCCCGTGACCAGCGAGGATATGGGGAGAACTACCAGCTGCTCAACTAACCACACACCCTCCAGTGATGCCTCTGAATGGTCCCGAGGGGTGGTGGTGGCCGGGCAGAGCCAGGCAGGAGCCAGAGTCAGCCTGGGGGGTGATGGAGCTGAGGCCATCACTGGTCTGACGGTGGACCAGTATGGCATGCTGTATAAGGTGGCTGTGCCACCTGCCACCTTCTCCCCAACTGGTCTCCCGTCTGTGGTGAACATGAGCCCCTTGCCCCCCACATTTAATGTAGCGTCTTCACTGATTCAACATCCAGGAATCCACTATCCCCCAATCCACTATGCTCAGCTCCCGTCCACCTCTCTGCAGTTTATCGGGTCTCCTTATAGCCTTCCCTATGCTGTGCCACCTAATTTCCTACCGAgtcccctcctttctccttcgGCCAACCTCGCCACCTCTCACCTTCCACACTTTGTGCCATATGCCTCGCTCCTGGCAGAAGGAGCCACTCCCCCCCACCAGGCTTCATCCCCGGCCCATTCGTTCAACAAAgccccctctgccacctccccGCCTGGGCAGTTGCCACATCACTCGAGTACTCAGCCACTGGACCTCGCTCCAGGCCGGATGCCCATTTATTATCAGATGTCCAGGCTACCTGCTGGGTACACCATGCATGAAACCCCTCCAGCAGGTGCCAGCCCAGGTCTTACCCCTCAGGAGGGCCAGTCTGCTCTGGAAGCAGCCGCTGCCAATGGACAGAGACAACGAGAGAGAAATTTAGTGAGACGGGAAAGCGAAGCCCTCGACTCCCCCAACAGCAAGGGTGAGGGCCAGGGACTGGTGCCAGTGGTAGAATGTGTGGTGGATGGACAGTTGTTTTCAGGTTCTCAGACTGCGCGGGTAGAGGTGGCAGTGCCAGCACACCGAGGGACCCCAGACACCGACCTCGAGGTCCAGCGGGTGGTTGGTGCTTTAGCTTCTCAGGACTATCGTGTGGTGGCAGCTCAGAGGAAGGGTGAGCCCAGCCCCCTCAACCTGTCCCATCATAACCCCGACCATCAGGGTGAGGGGCGAGGGTCAGCCAGGAACGCAGCAGAGATGGCCGAGAAAAATCAGGCCCGAGGGTTCTACCCTCAATCCCATCAGGAGCCCCTGAAACATAGACCTTTACCCAAAGCAATGGTTGTAGCCAATGGCAACCTGGTGCCCACTGGAACTGACCCAAGCCTGCTACCCATGGGCTCGGAGATCCTGGTGGCGTCAAGTTTGGACATGCAGGCCAGAGCCGCCTTCCCAGACAAGGAGTCAACGCCACCCCCCTTTACCTCTTCCCACTTGCCCTCCCATTTCATGAAAGGCGCCATCATCCAGCTGGCTACAGGGGAGCTGAAGCGGGTGGAGGACCTCCAGACCCAGGATTTTGTGCGCAGTGCCGAAGTGAGCGGGGGGCTGAAGATTGACTCTAGCACAGTCGTGGACATTCAGGAGAGCCAGTGGCCTGGATTTGTCATGCTGCATTTCGTGGTGGGTGAGCAGCAGAGCAAAGTGAGCATCGAGGTGCCCCCCGAGCACCCCTTCTTTGTATATGGCCAGGGTTGGTCCTCCTGCAGCCCTGGGCGGACTGCAcagctcttctctctgccctgccATCGGCTACAGGTGGGAGATGTCTGCATCTCTATCAGTTTACAGAGCTTGAACAGTCACTCAGTTTCTCAGTCCAGCTGTGCTCCCCCAGGCCAGCTGGCTCCTCCCCGAGAAAGGCCTGAGAGGACAGTCTTGGGACCCCGAGAGCAATGTGACAGTGATGGGAAAAGCCAGCCGTTAGGCGAGGGCTCCCGAATGGTAGAGCCCTTGCAGCCAGAGCCTGGTGCTCAGGCCTGCTGGCCAGCCCCGAGCTTCCAAAGATACGGCATGCAAGGGGAGGAGGCACGGGCTGCGCTGCTCCGTCCCTCATTCATTCCACAGGAGGTAAAGCTGTCCATTGAAGGGCGTTCCAATGCAGGAAAATGA
- the ZNF821 gene encoding zinc finger protein 821 isoform X2 has protein sequence MSRRKQTNPNKVHCDSEGDEEETTQDEVSSHTSEEDGGVVKVEKELENAEQPVGGNSVVEHEVTENLNSDPLLGLCQCPLCQLDCGSRGQLIAHVYQHTAAVVSAKSYMCPVCGRALSSPGSLGRHLLIHSEDQRSNCAVCGARFTSHATFNSEKLPEVLNMESLPPVHSEGPSSAEGKDIAFSPPVYPAGILLVCNNCAAYRKLLEAQTPSVRKWALRRQNEPLEVRLQRLERERTAKKSRRDNETPEEREVRRMRDREAKRLQRMQETDEQRARRLQRDREAMRLKRANETPEKRQARLIREREAKRLKRRLEKMDMMLRAQFGQDPSAMAALAAEMNFFQLPVSGVELDSQLLGKMAFEEQNSSSLH, from the exons GTGACAGTGAGGGTGATGAAGAGGAGACCACACAAGATGAAGTCTCTTCCCACACATCAGAGGAAGACGGAGGGGTGGTCAAAGTGgaaaaagagttagaaaatgcAGAACAGCCTGTTGGTGGGAACAGTGTGGTAGAGCATGAG GTCACGGAGAATTTGAATTCTGACCCCTTACTTGGACTCTGCCAGTGTCCCCTCTGCCAGCTAGACTGTGGGAGTCGGGGGCAGCTGATTGCACATGTGTACCAG CACACTGCAGCAGTGGTGAGCGCCAAGAGCTACATGTGTCCTGTCTGTGGCCGGGCCCTTAGCTCCCCCGGGTCATTGGGTCGCCACCTCTTAATCCACTCGGAGGACCAGCGGTCTAACTGTGCTGTGTGTGGAGCCCGTTTTACTAGCCATGCCACGTTTAACAG TGAGAAACTTCCTGAAGTCCTTAATATGGAATCCCTACCGCCAGTCCACAGTGAGGGCCCCTCTAGTGCTGAGGGGAAGGACATTGCCTTTAGTCCTCCAGTGTACCCTGCTGGAATTCTGCTTGTGTGCAACAACTGTGCTGCCTACCGGAAACTGCTAGAAGCCCAGACCCCCAGTGTACGCAAGTGGGCCCTGCGTCGACAGAACGAGCCTTTGGAAGTCCGGCTGCAGCGGCTGGAACGAGAGCGCACAGCCAAGAAGAGCCGGCGGGACAATGAGACCCCCGAGGAGCGGGAGGTAAGGCGCATGAGGGACCGAGAAGCCAAGCGCCTGCAGCGCATGCAGGAGACAGACGAGCAGCGGGCACGCCGGCTGCAGCGAGATAGGGAGGCCATGAGGCTGAAGCGGGCCAATGAAACCCCGGAGAAGCGGCAGGCCCGGCTCATCCGGGAGCGGGAGGCCAAGCGGCTCAAGAGGAGGCTGGAGAAAATGGACATGATGTTGCGAGCTCAGTTTGGCCAGGACCCTTCTGCCATGGCAGCCTTAGCAGCCGAAATGAACTTCTTCCAGCTACCTGTGAGTGGGGTGGAGTTGGACAGCCAGCTCCTGGGCAAGATGGCCTTTGAAGAGCAGAACAGCAGCTCTCTGCACTGA